A single Luteitalea sp. DNA region contains:
- a CDS encoding NAD-dependent epimerase/dehydratase family protein: protein MALKSVAVVGLGRFGSAVAEALSDLGHDVIGVDSDEEKVRGLADTLAHVMQLDATDEKALTAAGVSDVEIAVVSIGENVESSVLIVMVLKELGVTHIIAKATTPLHGRILQRLGVSRVVFPEREMAVRLAHSLAVPNVLDYVELSRDFSIIELPTPKEFVGKTLRDVGLRATYGVNLIALKRQPEAAGDVVTDIAPSPDAPLHAGDTLVLLGRHDRLLALHEQVS from the coding sequence ATGGCGCTCAAATCAGTGGCGGTGGTCGGGTTGGGACGGTTCGGCTCTGCCGTGGCGGAAGCACTCTCTGACCTCGGCCACGATGTCATCGGTGTGGACAGCGACGAGGAGAAGGTGCGCGGCCTCGCCGATACGCTCGCGCACGTGATGCAGCTCGATGCCACCGACGAAAAGGCGCTCACGGCGGCCGGCGTGTCGGACGTCGAGATCGCGGTCGTCTCGATCGGCGAGAACGTCGAGTCGAGCGTGCTCATCGTCATGGTGCTCAAGGAGCTTGGCGTCACGCACATCATCGCGAAGGCCACCACGCCGCTGCACGGGCGCATCCTACAGCGGCTGGGTGTCTCGCGAGTCGTGTTCCCCGAGCGGGAGATGGCCGTTCGGCTGGCCCACAGTCTTGCCGTGCCGAATGTGCTCGACTATGTGGAGCTGTCGCGTGACTTCAGCATCATCGAGTTGCCCACGCCGAAAGAGTTCGTCGGGAAGACGCTGCGCGACGTCGGCTTGCGGGCGACGTATGGTGTGAACCTGATCGCGCTCAAACGGCAACCGGAAGCTGCGGGAGATGTGGTCACCGACATCGCCCCGAGCCCGGACGCCCCGCTCCATGCGGGCGACACACTGGTGCTCCTGGGCCGACACGATCGTCTCCTGGCGCTCCATGAGCAGGTGTCGTGA
- a CDS encoding alkaline phosphatase, with translation MEAMSKRSCFSILVCVVVHLFVAVYAPTPARAQSSRIRIMPTDGAELAVGQRFDLRVEATGPDNGPPPRGLRVTLDGTDVTDANILDEGVGGERGAGGTGASGPGRRRAGRAPANSTNLLIRDLSFSEAGVHMISARTADGAAARVEIRVHRREADVDDTPRVRNVILLLGDGMGTAHRTAARLVSRGLRSGKAAGRLAMDTMEATGLVMTASLNAVITDSAPGMSSYVTGQKGANNQIGVYPDNTADVFDNPRVEYLGEMLRRTRGARFNVGLVTTADVTDATPAGNAVHTSDRSAGPGIAAHYFDERDTNGIAVLMGGGARHFSPNGEGDDERADGRDLVGEYRDAGYRLVTTGTELGTIQAEAEPPARLLGLFHPAHMNVSFDKVGAGRYSRELALEENASRRDQPMLDDMARAAIRSLAAHSSDGFYLLIEGASIDKQAHAVDAERTIWDVIELDRAVQVALDFAETTNNDADPTNDTLVLATADHEAGGLAIIGVGNEPYAPAALGTAVRDYAAVFRFEREQLLDFTLNYDVDEQGYPRDPDPSRKLIIGWAAAPDHYENWTSNRLAQEPAVARPEPSGDTERPTAIANPERDGPAQNSDNETMTGRTIPGFLVKGTIENGAHSCKPADQCQGDIPSEPHTISGHTATDVPLSASGPGALRFTGTYENTDVFFKLLRVLAGE, from the coding sequence ATGGAAGCCATGTCCAAGCGGTCGTGTTTCTCCATACTTGTTTGTGTCGTTGTTCATTTGTTCGTTGCTGTCTACGCGCCGACGCCTGCGCGCGCGCAGTCCAGCCGGATCCGCATCATGCCGACCGATGGCGCCGAGCTCGCCGTCGGTCAGCGCTTCGATCTGCGCGTCGAAGCAACCGGTCCGGATAACGGTCCGCCTCCGCGCGGTCTGCGGGTCACGCTCGACGGAACGGACGTCACGGATGCGAATATCCTGGACGAAGGCGTGGGCGGCGAGCGCGGTGCCGGAGGGACCGGCGCCAGCGGGCCGGGACGTCGACGCGCCGGTCGCGCCCCGGCCAACAGCACGAATCTCCTCATCAGAGATCTGAGCTTCAGCGAAGCGGGTGTGCACATGATCTCGGCGCGCACGGCCGACGGGGCCGCGGCGCGCGTCGAGATCCGCGTGCATCGGCGGGAGGCGGATGTCGATGACACGCCACGCGTGCGCAACGTGATCCTCCTCCTTGGCGACGGCATGGGGACTGCGCATCGCACGGCGGCGCGGCTCGTCTCGCGCGGGCTTCGATCGGGCAAGGCGGCCGGGCGTCTGGCGATGGACACGATGGAAGCCACCGGCCTCGTGATGACTGCCTCGCTGAACGCGGTGATCACCGACTCCGCGCCGGGTATGTCGTCGTATGTCACCGGTCAGAAGGGTGCCAACAATCAGATCGGTGTCTACCCGGACAACACGGCCGATGTCTTCGACAACCCGCGGGTGGAGTATCTGGGGGAGATGTTGCGGCGCACGCGAGGGGCACGATTCAACGTCGGTCTCGTGACGACGGCTGATGTCACCGACGCGACGCCGGCGGGCAACGCAGTTCATACCTCCGATCGATCCGCTGGGCCTGGAATCGCCGCGCACTACTTCGATGAACGGGACACCAACGGCATTGCCGTCCTCATGGGCGGCGGCGCCCGCCACTTCTCGCCGAACGGTGAAGGGGACGACGAGCGGGCCGACGGCCGCGATCTCGTCGGCGAGTACCGAGATGCGGGTTATCGGCTGGTGACGACAGGCACCGAGCTCGGCACCATCCAGGCGGAAGCGGAGCCGCCGGCGCGGTTGCTTGGTCTGTTCCATCCGGCGCACATGAATGTCTCGTTCGACAAGGTGGGAGCGGGACGCTACAGCCGGGAGTTGGCGCTCGAGGAGAACGCGAGCCGGCGCGACCAGCCAATGCTCGACGACATGGCGCGCGCCGCGATACGCAGCCTTGCGGCGCACTCATCTGATGGCTTCTACCTGCTCATCGAAGGTGCCTCGATCGACAAGCAGGCCCACGCCGTGGATGCGGAGCGCACGATCTGGGACGTCATCGAGCTCGACAGAGCGGTACAGGTCGCGCTCGATTTCGCCGAGACGACGAACAACGACGCCGACCCGACCAACGATACCCTCGTCTTGGCGACCGCAGACCACGAAGCTGGCGGCCTCGCGATCATCGGCGTCGGCAATGAGCCGTACGCCCCGGCCGCGCTGGGCACCGCCGTGCGGGACTACGCCGCGGTCTTTCGCTTCGAGCGCGAGCAGTTGCTGGACTTCACGTTGAACTACGACGTGGATGAGCAAGGGTATCCGCGAGACCCCGATCCATCCCGCAAGCTCATCATCGGCTGGGCGGCCGCGCCGGACCACTACGAGAACTGGACCTCGAATCGTCTCGCGCAGGAGCCTGCGGTCGCGCGACCAGAGCCATCGGGCGATACCGAGCGCCCAACGGCCATCGCGAATCCCGAGCGGGACGGACCCGCCCAGAACAGTGACAATGAAACGATGACCGGTCGCACAATCCCGGGCTTTCTGGTCAAAGGCACGATTGAGAACGGCGCACACTCGTGCAAGCCGGCGGACCAATGTCAAGGGGATATCCCCTCGGAGCCCCACACGATCTCCGGACACACGGCGACCGACGTACCGCTCTCGGCGAGCGGACCTGGCGCACTGCGCTTCACCGGCACCTACGAGAACACCGATGTCTTCTTCAAGCTGTTGCGTGTCTTGGCGGGAGAATGA
- a CDS encoding carboxymuconolactone decarboxylase family protein yields the protein MERIDYRESARGALKALFGLETYLRSSGLERNLLHLIKLRVSQLNGCAYCIDMHSKDLRTAGDSEQRLYLLDAWKESPFYTERERAALAWAEAVTRLTGGEVPDEVFKLARKEFSETELADLTLAVAAINSWNRLNIAFRVTPGSYQPAAQAG from the coding sequence ATGGAACGCATCGACTATCGTGAATCGGCCCGCGGCGCGCTCAAGGCACTGTTTGGCCTGGAGACGTATCTCCGAAGCTCCGGCCTGGAGCGGAACCTCCTGCATCTGATCAAGCTGCGCGTCTCGCAGCTGAACGGCTGCGCCTACTGCATCGACATGCACTCCAAGGATCTGCGCACCGCCGGAGACAGCGAGCAGCGACTGTACCTGCTGGACGCGTGGAAGGAATCTCCCTTCTACACGGAACGCGAGCGCGCCGCCCTGGCATGGGCCGAGGCGGTGACGCGCCTTACTGGCGGTGAGGTTCCAGACGAGGTATTCAAGCTCGCCAGGAAGGAATTCAGCGAGACGGAGCTCGCTGATCTCACGCTGGCGGTTGCGGCGATCAATTCTTGGAACCGCCTCAATATTGCGTTTCGCGTGACGCCCGGAAGCTATCAGCCCGCCGCGCAGGCGGGCTGA
- a CDS encoding RNA polymerase sigma-70 factor encodes MDERTTEFEQHRGRLFGIAYRMLGSRADAEDMVQEAYLRWHETNADAVRSSEAWLVTVVTRLCIDRLRAASVERERYIGPWLPEPIAVGPAPSPEATAALASSLSLAFLTLLERLSPEERAAFLLHDVFDCDYPAIARILGKREAACRQMVHRARGRVRRDRPRFEANHQEQRRLLEQFREAMHVADEGALRALFAADITLASDGGGKAPAATNILTGIERVARLFGGVARKWHGRLRYSPTTVNGEPGLVMWHEDQPRSVLVIEAAPGARIGSIYQQMNPDKLRDLVDRLHHGGTHGTHRLS; translated from the coding sequence ATGGACGAGCGCACGACAGAGTTCGAGCAACATCGGGGCCGGCTCTTCGGCATCGCCTATCGGATGCTCGGCTCCCGGGCGGACGCGGAGGACATGGTGCAGGAGGCCTATCTTCGCTGGCACGAGACCAACGCCGACGCGGTCCGCTCCAGTGAGGCCTGGCTGGTCACCGTTGTCACCCGGCTCTGCATCGATCGGCTGCGGGCGGCGTCGGTGGAGCGCGAGCGGTACATCGGCCCGTGGCTGCCCGAGCCGATCGCGGTGGGGCCGGCGCCCTCACCCGAGGCCACGGCGGCGCTCGCCTCGAGCCTCTCGCTCGCGTTCCTCACGCTGCTCGAACGGCTCTCGCCGGAGGAGCGCGCCGCCTTCCTGCTGCACGATGTGTTCGACTGCGACTATCCAGCGATCGCCCGCATCCTCGGCAAGCGAGAGGCGGCATGTCGTCAGATGGTCCACCGCGCCAGGGGGCGTGTCAGGCGCGATCGCCCGCGCTTCGAGGCCAATCACCAAGAGCAACGCCGCCTGCTCGAGCAGTTCAGGGAGGCGATGCACGTCGCGGACGAGGGGGCGCTCCGCGCGCTCTTTGCGGCCGATATCACGCTCGCCTCGGATGGCGGTGGCAAGGCGCCCGCGGCGACCAACATCCTCACCGGCATCGAGCGTGTGGCCCGGTTGTTCGGCGGCGTCGCCAGGAAGTGGCACGGCCGTCTCAGATACTCGCCCACCACGGTCAATGGCGAGCCCGGCCTCGTCATGTGGCACGAAGATCAGCCGCGCTCCGTGCTCGTGATCGAGGCTGCGCCGGGCGCTCGTATCGGCTCCATCTATCAACAGATGAATCCCGACAAGCTCAGGGATCTCGTCGATCGATTACATCACGGAGGCACTCATGGAACGCATCGACTATCGTGA
- the rpsD gene encoding 30S ribosomal protein S4: MARYRGPRLKIMRALGTQLPGLSRKSTEKRPYPPGEHGPKRRRRNISDYALRLREKQKVRFNYCVNEGQLRRLFEAATRTKGNTAVKLIELLERRLDNVVFRAGLARTIPAARQLVGHGHILVNGRKVDRPSFRVTRGDVVSVRPSSRELALGAIASGTGLDTPWLVIDKEAPTISVASYPDESFVPFDIQPRLIVEHYSRAM, encoded by the coding sequence ATGGCTCGTTATCGAGGTCCTCGACTGAAGATCATGCGCGCGCTCGGGACCCAGCTCCCGGGATTGTCGCGCAAGTCCACCGAGAAGCGTCCCTATCCGCCCGGCGAGCACGGTCCGAAGCGGAGACGGCGGAACATCTCCGACTACGCGCTGCGCTTGCGCGAAAAGCAGAAGGTGCGCTTCAACTACTGCGTCAACGAAGGGCAGCTTCGACGCCTCTTCGAGGCGGCCACGCGCACCAAGGGCAACACCGCGGTCAAGCTCATAGAGCTCCTGGAGCGACGGCTCGACAATGTCGTCTTTCGGGCCGGCCTCGCTCGGACGATCCCAGCGGCCCGGCAGCTCGTGGGCCATGGCCACATCTTGGTGAACGGCCGCAAGGTCGACAGGCCGTCGTTCCGCGTCACGCGCGGGGACGTCGTGTCCGTGCGACCCAGCAGTCGCGAGCTCGCACTAGGCGCGATCGCATCCGGGACCGGCCTGGATACGCCGTGGCTCGTCATCGACAAGGAGGCGCCGACCATCAGCGTCGCCTCCTATCCCGACGAGTCGTTCGTTCCCTTCGACATCCAGCCGCGCCTCATCGTCGAGCACTACTCTCGGGCGATGTAA
- a CDS encoding HAD hydrolase-like protein gives MKLLLFDIDGTLIATGGAGLRAMTRALQTVCEVPDQINRVALAGRTDSIILRDVLSSTARRLDAVLLARIRDTYRTFLRDELSASDGAPGVLPGVPSLLAALGTRDDVTLGLLTGNFPEAAEIKLRFYDLWRYFGWGAFGDDAYDRNELLPVALERYRRRTSTSIEPDAVLIIGDTPRDVACARAGGARCISVATGIYSADDLRACGADVVLDDLSDTPGFLTLANLEST, from the coding sequence GTGAAGCTCCTTCTCTTCGACATCGACGGCACCTTGATCGCCACCGGCGGCGCGGGCTTACGCGCCATGACGCGCGCGCTCCAGACGGTGTGCGAGGTTCCCGACCAGATCAATCGTGTGGCGCTCGCTGGCCGCACCGACAGCATCATCTTGCGCGATGTCCTGTCGTCAACCGCACGCCGGCTCGATGCCGTGCTGCTTGCACGGATCCGCGACACGTACCGCACGTTCTTGCGCGACGAGCTCTCGGCAAGCGACGGCGCCCCAGGCGTGCTGCCAGGCGTCCCGTCGCTCCTCGCGGCCCTCGGCACACGTGACGACGTCACGCTGGGCTTGTTGACGGGAAACTTCCCCGAAGCCGCCGAGATCAAGCTTCGCTTCTACGACCTGTGGCGCTACTTCGGCTGGGGAGCGTTTGGCGACGACGCGTATGATCGAAACGAGCTGTTGCCGGTGGCGCTCGAGCGGTACCGCCGCCGAACGTCGACCTCGATTGAGCCGGACGCCGTGCTGATCATTGGCGACACGCCGCGCGACGTCGCCTGCGCGCGTGCTGGCGGGGCGCGATGCATCTCGGTGGCGACCGGCATCTACTCGGCTGACGACCTGCGTGCGTGCGGAGCAGACGTGGTGCTCGATGATCTCAGTGATACGCCCGGCTTTCTGACGCTCGCCAACTTGGAGAGTACGTAG
- a CDS encoding ATP-binding cassette domain-containing protein produces MCSSVSCAPTPGSAGADPVDPAPHRLRGQTRDQTSRVDTPLVIEIRDLVKDYHGLRPLRVEALEVEHGARVALSGLDAAAGEVFVNLLNGFVIPDTGNVRLFGQSTRDIGDGDAWLASLDRLGLVTPRNVLLERLSVRQNLALPFTVQIEPLGAADAARAEAAGADVGLGGEALERPAAQLGPFDRMRLHLARALALAPSLLLLEHPTLSLEAADSAAFGALVRTVAGAAERRLTVVAVSEDHAFANAIARRRLKLNPSTGRITPASRGWRLWR; encoded by the coding sequence ATCTGCTCCTCGGTGAGCTGCGCGCCTACACCGGGAAGCGCGGGCGCCGATCCGGTGGATCCCGCACCACACAGGCTGCGCGGGCAAACGCGTGACCAGACTTCACGCGTGGACACGCCACTCGTCATTGAGATTCGCGATCTCGTCAAGGACTATCACGGCCTCCGGCCACTCCGCGTCGAAGCCTTGGAGGTGGAGCATGGTGCGCGCGTGGCGCTGTCAGGCCTAGACGCCGCGGCGGGTGAAGTGTTCGTCAACCTCCTGAATGGCTTCGTCATCCCGGACACCGGCAATGTGCGTCTCTTCGGTCAGTCCACGAGGGACATCGGCGATGGTGACGCCTGGCTCGCCTCGCTCGATCGACTCGGCCTGGTCACGCCGCGCAATGTGCTGCTCGAGCGCCTGTCGGTGCGGCAAAACCTGGCGCTTCCGTTCACGGTCCAGATCGAGCCGCTAGGCGCCGCGGATGCGGCACGTGCCGAGGCCGCAGGCGCCGACGTCGGACTCGGCGGCGAGGCCCTCGAGCGTCCAGCCGCTCAGCTCGGGCCATTCGATCGAATGCGCCTGCACTTGGCACGAGCCCTGGCGCTCGCGCCGTCGTTGTTGCTGCTCGAGCACCCGACGCTTTCGCTCGAAGCAGCCGACAGCGCTGCCTTTGGGGCCCTCGTCCGGACTGTCGCCGGGGCCGCCGAACGTCGCCTCACCGTCGTTGCCGTGAGCGAGGACCACGCGTTTGCGAATGCCATTGCGCGGCGGCGACTGAAGCTCAATCCGAGCACCGGTCGAATAACGCCGGCGTCACGAGGATGGCGACTCTGGCGGTAA
- the erpA gene encoding iron-sulfur cluster insertion protein ErpA — MITVTSGAATKIQELLTEEQKQEAGLRVFVQGGGCSGFQYGLMIEEGDGTTDADQIVESNGIKLFVDPISSRYLKDAEVDFVDNLAGGGFTIKNPNAKSTCGCGSSFSA; from the coding sequence ATGATTACCGTGACATCCGGCGCCGCCACCAAGATCCAAGAGCTGTTGACCGAGGAGCAGAAGCAGGAAGCTGGCCTGCGTGTCTTCGTGCAAGGTGGTGGCTGCTCTGGCTTCCAGTATGGCCTGATGATCGAAGAGGGTGACGGCACCACCGATGCGGATCAGATCGTCGAGTCGAACGGGATCAAGCTGTTCGTCGATCCTATCAGCTCACGGTATCTGAAGGACGCCGAGGTGGATTTCGTCGACAATCTCGCTGGCGGCGGCTTCACGATCAAGAACCCCAACGCGAAGAGCACCTGCGGCTGCGGGTCGTCGTTCAGCGCATAG
- the aspA gene encoding aspartate ammonia-lyase (catalyzes the formation of fumarate from aspartate), whose product MPTRTERDPLGEKAVPADAYYGIQTQRAIENFPISGLRASATFVVATMLVKRAAAEANVAIGQLDRTIGDAIMRAADEVLSGQLRDQFVVDVYQAGAGTSHNMNANEVLANRASELLGESRGTYKRVHPNDHVNMGQSTNDVFPTATRLALLLAALEPSGDLDVPPDARTLEGALPIVVPRNGPALFQRPTLVGSARALVGTLDEKARAFAHIMKAGRTHLMDAVPITLGQEFSGFAASVARAADEVEHAARPLHELNLGATAVGTGLNADRAYTEGAAANLARLTGLDLVPAANAFRVTQSMGDVAGFSGAVRRLAIEVGKIASDLRLLGMGPRAGLSEILLPAVQPGSSIMPGKVNPSVPEMVNQVVFQVMGCDMTVAVSAEHGQLELNVMMPVIAWNGLHACTILANAMEALRVRTIEGLVADEARCRELLDRSSAAATALSPYIGYAATAEVAKEAVRTGTPIHDIVRTRGLLPKEEIDRILSVEAMTSPGVVGRQSPPKDRDATAREKS is encoded by the coding sequence ATGCCCACCCGTACAGAACGCGACCCGCTCGGCGAGAAGGCAGTGCCCGCCGACGCGTACTATGGCATTCAGACACAACGTGCGATTGAGAACTTCCCGATCAGTGGCTTACGGGCGTCCGCCACGTTCGTCGTCGCGACGATGCTCGTGAAACGTGCGGCGGCGGAGGCCAACGTCGCCATCGGCCAGCTGGATCGGACGATCGGCGACGCCATCATGCGCGCCGCAGACGAAGTGCTCAGCGGCCAGCTCCGAGATCAGTTCGTGGTCGATGTGTATCAGGCGGGCGCCGGCACGTCGCACAACATGAACGCGAACGAGGTGTTGGCAAACCGCGCGTCGGAGCTCCTCGGTGAGAGTCGTGGCACCTACAAGCGCGTGCACCCCAACGATCACGTCAACATGGGCCAGTCGACCAACGACGTGTTTCCCACGGCGACGCGACTCGCGCTGCTGCTTGCCGCCCTGGAGCCTTCCGGCGATCTGGACGTGCCACCGGATGCGCGCACGCTCGAGGGAGCGCTGCCGATCGTCGTTCCAAGAAATGGGCCGGCGCTGTTTCAGCGCCCGACGTTGGTCGGCTCCGCCCGCGCGCTGGTCGGAACACTCGACGAGAAAGCGCGCGCCTTTGCTCACATCATGAAAGCGGGGCGCACACATCTGATGGATGCGGTGCCCATCACGCTCGGCCAGGAATTCAGTGGCTTTGCAGCGTCGGTCGCGCGAGCGGCCGACGAGGTGGAGCATGCGGCGCGCCCGCTCCACGAGCTGAATCTCGGTGCCACGGCCGTTGGCACCGGTCTCAATGCAGACCGCGCGTATACGGAAGGAGCCGCCGCGAATCTGGCGCGGTTGACCGGTCTCGACCTCGTACCTGCGGCAAACGCGTTCCGGGTGACGCAGAGCATGGGCGATGTGGCAGGCTTCTCGGGCGCCGTGCGTCGGTTGGCGATCGAGGTGGGCAAGATTGCGAGTGACCTGCGTCTGCTGGGCATGGGGCCACGTGCGGGTCTCTCCGAGATCCTGCTGCCCGCCGTTCAGCCGGGCTCGTCGATCATGCCGGGCAAGGTGAACCCGTCGGTGCCGGAAATGGTCAATCAGGTGGTGTTCCAGGTGATGGGCTGCGACATGACCGTGGCCGTGTCTGCCGAGCATGGGCAGCTCGAGCTCAATGTGATGATGCCGGTCATCGCGTGGAATGGGCTGCACGCGTGCACGATCCTCGCCAACGCGATGGAGGCGCTGCGCGTCCGTACGATTGAAGGCCTGGTGGCAGATGAAGCACGTTGTCGTGAGCTCCTCGACCGCAGCTCGGCCGCGGCGACCGCGTTGAGCCCATACATTGGCTACGCCGCCACCGCGGAGGTGGCCAAGGAGGCCGTCCGAACTGGTACGCCGATCCACGACATCGTTCGGACGCGCGGCCTCTTGCCCAAGGAAGAGATCGATCGCATTCTGTCGGTAGAGGCGATGACCTCGCCTGGCGTGGTCGGGCGTCAGAGCCCGCCCAAGGATCGGGATGCGACGGCACGTGAGAAGAGCTGA
- a CDS encoding methyltransferase domain-containing protein: MRRHVRRAEGYRSARSRPAVWAVPVLLMALCAAAAASDAQRQAHAIRERGQVRLFPPEELGLLEGPDREAWQMPDQVMDALGLAEGSRVADLGAGGGWFTLRLARRVGPNGIVYAEDIQPQMIDSIKRRMDREGLRNVTLKLGTANDPKLPVGALDAALMVDIYHEVVQKVELLRNVKQALTPTGRLGIVNYKTDGGGPGPDIRRVVPQAVINDARAAGLHLLAHETFLPYQYLLIFGKGEHGAFGERALPRGGR, from the coding sequence ATGCGACGGCACGTGAGAAGAGCTGAGGGCTATCGTTCGGCGCGCAGCCGCCCCGCGGTCTGGGCAGTCCCCGTCCTGTTGATGGCGTTGTGTGCAGCTGCCGCGGCCTCGGATGCCCAGCGGCAGGCGCATGCAATCCGCGAGCGCGGTCAGGTGCGGCTGTTCCCACCAGAAGAGCTGGGCTTGCTTGAAGGTCCGGACCGTGAGGCGTGGCAAATGCCCGACCAGGTCATGGACGCGCTCGGGCTTGCCGAGGGATCGAGGGTCGCGGATCTTGGTGCCGGCGGCGGCTGGTTCACCCTCCGTCTCGCGCGGCGCGTGGGTCCGAACGGCATTGTCTATGCTGAAGACATTCAGCCGCAGATGATCGACTCGATCAAGCGGCGTATGGACCGTGAAGGGCTGCGCAACGTGACGCTCAAGCTCGGCACGGCCAACGACCCGAAACTGCCGGTCGGTGCGCTCGATGCTGCCCTGATGGTCGACATCTATCACGAAGTCGTGCAGAAGGTGGAGCTACTGCGCAACGTCAAGCAAGCGCTCACGCCGACCGGTCGGCTCGGCATCGTGAACTACAAGACGGATGGGGGTGGACCGGGTCCCGATATTCGCCGAGTGGTGCCACAAGCCGTGATCAACGATGCGCGCGCGGCAGGGCTCCACCTGCTGGCGCACGAGACCTTCCTGCCGTATCAATACCTGCTGATCTTCGGTAAGGGCGAGCACGGCGCGTTCGGCGAACGCGCCCTACCACGGGGCGGAAGGTAG
- a CDS encoding biotin transporter BioY translates to MSNGYAPRAIVVPTLLGRLAGDRASSRALQLGAVLFVTALTAAAAQVTIPFQPVPFTLQPTLVLLGGAALGARLGFASQVLYLMLGVVGLPVFAASPFLPQGAARLLGPTAGFLLAYPFAAFATGWLAERRFDRRYLTSLMAMAAGLAILFIGGLLRLAYVPPAMGLERALEVGVAPFFVADLLKLVIAAAVLPSVWKLVGRLR, encoded by the coding sequence ATGTCGAATGGCTATGCCCCGAGAGCGATTGTGGTGCCGACACTGTTGGGCAGACTGGCCGGCGATCGCGCTTCTTCACGTGCGCTGCAGCTTGGCGCAGTGCTGTTCGTGACGGCCCTCACGGCTGCGGCAGCGCAGGTGACGATCCCCTTCCAGCCGGTGCCCTTCACGTTGCAGCCGACGCTCGTGCTGCTCGGCGGCGCAGCGCTCGGCGCACGTCTCGGGTTCGCCAGCCAGGTCCTTTATCTCATGCTGGGCGTGGTGGGCCTCCCGGTCTTTGCCGCGTCTCCGTTTCTCCCTCAAGGTGCGGCGCGACTTCTTGGTCCAACCGCTGGTTTTCTTCTCGCGTATCCCTTTGCTGCGTTCGCCACAGGATGGCTCGCCGAGCGCCGTTTCGACCGTCGGTATCTGACCTCGCTGATGGCCATGGCGGCGGGTCTCGCGATTCTGTTCATCGGCGGTCTGTTGCGGTTGGCTTACGTCCCGCCGGCAATGGGTCTCGAGCGGGCGCTCGAGGTTGGCGTCGCCCCCTTCTTCGTCGCCGACCTGCTGAAGCTCGTGATTGCGGCCGCCGTGCTGCCATCCGTCTGGAAGCTCGTCGGCCGCTTGCGGTAG
- the thiD gene encoding bifunctional hydroxymethylpyrimidine kinase/phosphomethylpyrimidine kinase, with the protein MKKALTIAGSDSGGGAGIQADLKTFAAHGVFGTTAITAITAQNTRGVTAMQALPADLVTAQIEAVVEDIGVDAVKTGMLATAAIVSAVAAAAEALELPYLVVDPVMVAKSGDALLEQEAIEAVKFELLPRTYVLTPNALEAASLTGMPVTNVAEAHEAARALHRLGARACVITGGHIDGPQVIDLLFDGRHFIELSGPRLSTPHTHGTGCTFAAAIAANLALGRTLEEAVRAAKAYVTGAIRHAPGIGSGHGPINHIWQQSKP; encoded by the coding sequence ATGAAAAAGGCACTGACAATTGCGGGCTCGGACTCCGGCGGCGGGGCTGGCATTCAAGCCGACCTGAAGACCTTTGCGGCGCACGGCGTGTTCGGCACGACCGCGATCACCGCGATCACCGCGCAGAACACACGTGGTGTGACGGCCATGCAAGCGCTCCCTGCCGACCTGGTCACCGCACAGATCGAAGCCGTCGTGGAAGACATCGGTGTCGACGCGGTCAAGACCGGCATGCTGGCGACAGCGGCAATCGTGTCGGCCGTGGCGGCGGCGGCAGAGGCGCTCGAACTGCCATACCTCGTTGTGGACCCAGTGATGGTCGCCAAGAGCGGCGATGCGCTCCTCGAGCAGGAAGCCATCGAAGCCGTCAAGTTCGAGCTCTTGCCGCGTACCTACGTGCTGACACCGAACGCACTGGAAGCGGCATCGTTGACCGGCATGCCGGTGACCAACGTGGCCGAAGCGCACGAAGCGGCGCGCGCGCTGCATCGCCTCGGCGCGCGCGCCTGTGTGATCACCGGGGGCCACATCGACGGGCCACAGGTGATCGACCTGCTCTTCGATGGCCGGCACTTCATCGAGCTGAGCGGGCCACGATTGAGCACGCCACACACGCACGGGACGGGGTGCACGTTTGCAGCCGCGATCGCAGCCAATCTCGCGCTGGGCCGGACGCTCGAGGAGGCGGTCCGTGCCGCCAAAGCCTACGTGACGGGCGCGATCCGCCACGCCCCAGGGATTGGCTCCGGCCACGGCCCCATCAACCACATCTGGCAGCAGTCCAAGCCGTAG